The following coding sequences lie in one Capnocytophaga stomatis genomic window:
- a CDS encoding glycoside hydrolase family 57 protein has translation MKKSVCIYFQIHHPERLRKYHFFDIGKKHNYFDNYANRSELEDLAENCYLPANALLLDLIKKYNGKFKVAFSISGSAIDQLNMHTPEVIRSFQELAETGNVEFLAETYSHSLASLSEDSDEFEQQVKRHVATVKSLFGKKPVTFRNTSLIYSDKIGERVAKLGFKTMLTDGAKHVLGWKSPNFVYQNPTSENLNLLLKNSKLSDDIAIKFSDRQWGEYPLTSEKYASWVKHSLAETEVVNLFMNYDVIGHYNRKESGIFDFLEHFVKNMMEDDDYQFLLPKEVVKKHSPKDVLYVPYPISWTDEERDTTSWLGNELQQEAFNQLFKIQSLVKKKKNTELSDDYSRLQASEHFYHMRTKLFSTSDYHKYFSPYDSPYEAFINYMNILSDFEVRLEAK, from the coding sequence ATGAAGAAATCAGTTTGTATTTATTTTCAAATACACCACCCCGAACGACTTAGAAAATATCATTTCTTTGATATAGGAAAGAAACATAACTATTTTGATAATTACGCCAATCGTTCTGAATTAGAAGACCTTGCCGAAAATTGTTATCTCCCTGCCAACGCACTGTTGTTGGATTTGATTAAGAAATACAACGGAAAGTTCAAGGTGGCTTTCTCGATTTCGGGTTCGGCAATCGACCAATTAAATATGCACACCCCTGAGGTAATCCGTTCGTTCCAAGAGCTTGCCGAGACGGGCAATGTGGAATTCTTGGCGGAAACCTATTCGCATTCTTTGGCTTCTCTTTCAGAGGATTCGGACGAGTTTGAACAACAAGTGAAACGCCACGTTGCCACGGTAAAAAGTCTTTTCGGTAAGAAGCCCGTAACTTTCCGCAATACGTCCTTGATTTATTCGGATAAAATCGGAGAGCGGGTAGCAAAACTCGGCTTTAAAACAATGCTTACCGATGGGGCAAAACACGTGTTGGGTTGGAAAAGTCCGAATTTCGTGTATCAAAACCCAACCAGCGAAAACCTAAACTTATTGCTCAAAAACAGCAAGTTAAGTGATGATATTGCCATCAAGTTTTCCGATAGGCAGTGGGGTGAATATCCGCTTACTTCCGAGAAGTACGCCTCGTGGGTAAAACACAGTTTGGCAGAAACCGAAGTGGTCAATTTGTTTATGAATTACGACGTAATCGGTCATTATAATCGCAAAGAAAGTGGCATTTTCGACTTTTTGGAACATTTCGTAAAAAATATGATGGAAGATGATGATTATCAGTTTCTTCTTCCGAAAGAAGTCGTAAAAAAACACAGCCCGAAAGATGTATTGTACGTTCCTTACCCAATTTCGTGGACGGACGAAGAACGCGACACCACCTCTTGGCTCGGAAACGAATTGCAACAGGAGGCGTTCAATCAGTTGTTTAAAATTCAGTCGTTGGTTAAGAAGAAGAAAAACACCGAACTTTCAGACGATTACAGCCGTTTGCAAGCCAGCGAGCATTTTTATCATATGCGGACAAAACTTTTCTCCACTTCGGACTATCACAAGTATTTCTCCCCGTATGATTCTCCGTATGAGGCGTTTATCAACTATATGAACATTCTAAGTGACTTTGAGGTGCGTTTGGAGGCGAAGTAA
- a CDS encoding leucine-rich repeat protein, giving the protein MKKISFMLGLVLLGLTTTFVSCDKDDKKEIEKPVYKEIKVDKSSLTLSVGNSEILEITEGNGGYKVTSSDESKATASIKNNTQVVVEAKKSGEVTLMITDAQSKQASVKVVVFESIALDSKTVIAKKGTQKTVTIQSGSGAYSVDSKDKTIATATLSGTTSVVISAVSNGNTTIVVTDTKTNKTEEIAVTVSELSIGKNAVELKVGVTENVAITSGSGTYGISSDKENVASAEILNGEVKISAKAAGTATITLTDEQTAEVQEISVKVMEELRMEKQELSVKNKDHEIINILGADNANGDYQFEISTQPADVVEVKSQWFDATQGHHLKVTGLKPGEATVTVKDKQTNQVTTFRVTVEKADFSLPQTALSLYAGERTTVTIAGNGQYEVNSGNSSVATATESNGVLTIVAVGEGSTNITVKDILKNETKNIAVTVTVKSLFTIDENGVLTAVDPSAIVAEMVIPKNVKKIKYQLFYNHNRDIIESVTMEGIEEIGSFDFALQKKLTKVILGDKVKSIGNIAFASSTKLSEVKIKAQIPPTLKGNPFGNISKTKVLKVPIGTKETYHASDWGKFFKSEEIIEEN; this is encoded by the coding sequence ATGAAAAAAATAAGTTTTATGCTGGGATTGGTTCTTTTGGGGCTAACCACGACCTTCGTCTCTTGTGATAAAGACGACAAAAAAGAAATCGAAAAACCTGTTTATAAAGAGATTAAAGTAGATAAAAGCAGTCTGACGCTTTCGGTAGGCAACAGCGAAATCCTTGAAATTACCGAAGGAAACGGAGGATACAAAGTAACATCTTCCGATGAGAGCAAAGCCACTGCTTCCATAAAAAACAATACACAGGTAGTAGTGGAGGCTAAAAAATCGGGAGAGGTTACCCTAATGATAACAGATGCTCAAAGCAAACAGGCTTCCGTAAAAGTAGTTGTTTTTGAATCAATTGCTTTGGATAGCAAAACGGTTATTGCAAAGAAAGGAACTCAGAAAACCGTTACTATCCAATCAGGTTCGGGGGCTTATTCTGTGGATTCGAAAGATAAAACTATCGCTACGGCAACTCTTAGTGGAACAACTTCTGTTGTAATTTCGGCAGTGTCTAACGGAAATACTACCATTGTGGTAACGGATACTAAAACAAACAAAACCGAAGAAATTGCAGTAACAGTTTCTGAACTTTCCATCGGTAAAAATGCAGTTGAATTGAAAGTGGGTGTCACTGAAAATGTAGCTATTACTTCGGGTTCAGGAACTTATGGGATTTCTTCGGATAAAGAAAATGTGGCTTCCGCAGAAATTCTTAATGGTGAGGTAAAAATCAGTGCAAAAGCCGCTGGCACTGCCACAATCACACTTACTGATGAGCAAACAGCTGAGGTGCAGGAAATTTCCGTAAAAGTAATGGAAGAATTACGAATGGAAAAGCAAGAATTATCGGTAAAAAACAAAGACCACGAAATTATAAATATTTTGGGAGCTGATAACGCCAACGGAGATTATCAGTTTGAGATTAGCACACAGCCTGCCGATGTGGTTGAAGTTAAGTCACAATGGTTTGATGCCACACAAGGTCATCATCTGAAGGTAACAGGTTTAAAACCGGGAGAAGCTACCGTTACCGTAAAAGACAAACAAACCAATCAGGTAACGACTTTCAGAGTTACAGTTGAAAAAGCAGATTTTAGTCTTCCTCAAACTGCTTTATCACTTTATGCGGGAGAAAGAACGACAGTAACGATTGCAGGAAATGGGCAATATGAAGTAAATTCGGGTAACAGCTCGGTGGCTACGGCAACAGAAAGCAACGGAGTACTTACTATTGTGGCTGTTGGCGAAGGTTCTACCAATATCACCGTGAAAGATATTTTAAAGAATGAAACCAAAAACATTGCAGTAACAGTGACTGTAAAATCTTTGTTTACAATAGATGAAAACGGTGTTTTAACCGCAGTTGACCCTTCAGCTATTGTTGCTGAGATGGTAATTCCTAAAAATGTGAAAAAGATTAAATATCAACTTTTTTATAATCACAATAGAGATATTATTGAAAGCGTTACAATGGAGGGGATTGAAGAGATAGGTTCTTTTGATTTTGCTTTACAGAAAAAATTAACTAAGGTTATATTAGGAGATAAAGTGAAAAGTATTGGAAATATTGCTTTTGCGTCTTCTACAAAATTAAGTGAAGTTAAAATTAAAGCACAGATTCCTCCTACATTGAAAGGGAATCCTTTTGGTAATATCTCAAAGACAAAAGTATTAAAAGTTCCAATAGGTACAAAAGAGACTTACCATGCGTCGGATTGGGGTAAATTTTTCAAGAGTGAAGAAATCATTGAAGAAAATTAA
- a CDS encoding RNA polymerase sigma factor, whose translation MNIKKNLYNNEKELIRQAMNNDRMAQKHIFTTYSPKMLGVCRRYIKDIHLSEDVMITAFLKVFSNLKNFSFQGSFEGWIRRIITNECISFLRSEKQLFYTEETYYSEEIHI comes from the coding sequence GTGAATATAAAGAAAAATTTATACAACAACGAAAAAGAACTAATTCGGCAGGCTATGAACAATGACCGAATGGCACAAAAGCACATTTTTACAACATACTCGCCAAAAATGCTGGGTGTTTGTCGCCGATATATCAAAGATATTCATCTATCTGAAGATGTGATGATTACAGCATTTTTAAAAGTGTTTTCAAATTTGAAGAATTTTTCTTTTCAAGGAAGTTTTGAAGGTTGGATACGAAGAATCATTACCAACGAATGCATTTCTTTCCTTCGCTCAGAAAAACAACTTTTTTACACCGAAGAAACATATTACTCTGAAGAAATTCACATCTGA
- the rpiB gene encoding ribose 5-phosphate isomerase B codes for MKIAIGNDHAGPAYKKAIVTYLESQNIEVLNFGTDTFDSVDYPDFGHKVAQAVASKNADLGIVICGSGNGIAITANKHQQIRCALCWTKEIAALARQHNDANVISIPARFTAIEQAVEIVKTFLNTDFEGGRHSNRVNKITCM; via the coding sequence ATGAAAATAGCTATAGGAAATGACCACGCAGGTCCAGCTTACAAAAAAGCCATTGTTACTTACTTAGAAAGTCAAAATATTGAAGTTCTGAACTTTGGAACAGATACGTTTGACAGTGTTGATTATCCCGATTTTGGGCATAAGGTAGCCCAAGCCGTTGCTTCAAAAAATGCAGATTTAGGAATTGTAATCTGCGGAAGTGGCAACGGAATTGCCATAACAGCCAATAAACATCAGCAAATCCGATGTGCTTTGTGTTGGACAAAAGAAATCGCAGCATTGGCACGCCAACACAACGATGCGAATGTGATAAGTATTCCGGCACGTTTTACTGCCATTGAGCAAGCTGTTGAAATTGTTAAAACATTTTTAAATACTGATTTTGAGGGTGGAAGACATTCCAATCGTGTAAACAAAATAACTTGTATGTAA
- a CDS encoding tRNA threonylcarbamoyladenosine dehydratase, producing the protein MAKNWLERTELLVKSEGIEKLKSANVLVVGLGGVGSFAAEFIARSGVGKMTIVDGDVFDITNINRQLPALQSTVGKPKAEVLASRLKDINPDLELTVLTEFLSPERAFELVSPEFDYVLDCIDSITPKLNLIIASRRKKVKLVSCMGAGGVLDPSKVKVSDIKNTRDCPLAKNIRKRLKKEGITSGFKAVFSTEIAPKDTMQQTDGTNYKKSFYGTISYMPAAFGLHAAATVINYLINKESEIAD; encoded by the coding sequence ATGGCAAAAAATTGGTTGGAGCGTACTGAACTTCTTGTAAAATCGGAAGGGATTGAAAAACTTAAATCGGCAAATGTGTTGGTTGTGGGGCTTGGCGGTGTAGGCTCGTTTGCTGCGGAATTCATCGCCCGAAGTGGAGTAGGGAAGATGACCATTGTTGATGGCGATGTATTTGATATTACGAATATTAACAGGCAACTTCCTGCTTTGCAGAGTACTGTGGGCAAACCCAAAGCTGAGGTTTTAGCCTCTCGTTTGAAAGATATCAATCCGGATTTGGAACTCACCGTTCTAACAGAATTTCTCTCTCCCGAAAGAGCTTTTGAGTTAGTATCTCCCGAGTTTGATTACGTGCTTGATTGCATTGACAGTATTACGCCAAAGCTGAATTTAATCATTGCTTCTCGTCGGAAAAAAGTAAAACTCGTTAGTTGTATGGGAGCCGGTGGCGTGTTAGACCCTTCCAAGGTAAAAGTATCGGATATTAAAAACACGCGTGATTGTCCACTGGCAAAAAATATTCGGAAACGCCTTAAAAAAGAAGGAATTACATCAGGATTCAAAGCTGTTTTTTCAACAGAAATTGCTCCGAAAGACACAATGCAGCAAACCGACGGCACAAACTACAAGAAATCTTTCTACGGAACGATTAGTTATATGCCTGCTGCTTTCGGGCTGCACGCTGCTGCCACAGTAATAAACTATTTGATAAACAAAGAATCGGAAATTGCTGATTAA
- a CDS encoding nucleotide pyrophosphohydrolase: MDIKNAQLQVDNWIKEHGVRYFNELTNMAQLTEEVGEVARIIARRYGEQSEKESDKNKDLGEELADVVFVVLCLANQTGIDLQAAFDRKMDKKTQRDHDRHHNNEKLK, translated from the coding sequence ATGGATATAAAAAACGCTCAATTACAGGTAGATAACTGGATTAAGGAACACGGAGTTCGCTATTTTAACGAACTGACTAATATGGCTCAACTTACTGAAGAAGTAGGGGAGGTGGCTCGTATTATCGCTCGCAGATACGGTGAACAATCCGAAAAGGAAAGTGACAAAAATAAGGATTTGGGCGAGGAGCTTGCCGATGTAGTGTTTGTGGTACTTTGTCTTGCCAACCAAACGGGAATTGATTTGCAAGCTGCTTTTGACCGAAAAATGGACAAAAAAACTCAACGTGACCACGACCGTCATCATAACAATGAAAAGTTGAAATAA
- a CDS encoding phosphoglycerate kinase, with product MKTIDNFNFKDKKALIRVDFNVPLDENFKVTDNTRIEAAKPTIEKILKDGGSVVLMSHLGRPKGEKNQKYSLKHIVDEVSKELGKPVIFVDDCVGESVEKAVAAAPSGSVILLENLRFYAEEEKGNEDFSAKLAKLGDIYVNDAFGTAHRAHASTTIVAKFFPNNKCFGYLLAKEIESIDKVMKSGEKPVTAILGGSKVSSKITIIENILDKVDHLIIGGGMAYTFVKAQGGKIGDSICEDDKLQLALDILAKAKSKGVEVHLPVDVVAADDFNNDAKTQVVDVTNIPDGWQGLDAGPKSLANFKEVILKSKTILWNGPVGVFEMPTFAKGTIEVGNFIAEATKNGAFSLVGGGDSVAAVKQFGFENKVSYVSTGGGAMLESLEGRVLPGIQAIYE from the coding sequence ATGAAAACCATTGACAATTTTAATTTCAAAGACAAAAAAGCACTTATCCGTGTGGATTTCAACGTGCCTTTAGATGAAAACTTTAAAGTAACCGACAATACACGTATCGAAGCTGCCAAACCAACTATCGAAAAAATATTAAAAGATGGTGGTAGCGTGGTGTTGATGAGTCATTTAGGTCGCCCGAAAGGAGAAAAAAATCAGAAATATTCGCTTAAACACATCGTTGATGAGGTTTCAAAAGAATTAGGAAAACCTGTTATTTTTGTTGATGATTGCGTAGGCGAAAGCGTAGAAAAAGCCGTTGCAGCTGCTCCAAGCGGAAGCGTAATTTTGTTGGAAAATTTACGTTTTTATGCAGAGGAAGAAAAAGGAAATGAAGATTTTTCAGCGAAATTGGCAAAATTGGGAGATATTTACGTAAATGACGCTTTCGGAACGGCACACCGAGCACACGCTTCTACAACTATCGTGGCAAAATTTTTCCCAAATAACAAATGTTTCGGATATTTGCTCGCCAAAGAGATTGAAAGTATCGACAAAGTGATGAAATCTGGCGAAAAACCCGTAACTGCTATTTTGGGAGGTTCAAAAGTTTCGTCAAAAATCACCATCATTGAAAATATTTTAGATAAAGTAGACCATTTGATTATCGGTGGCGGAATGGCGTACACTTTCGTGAAAGCACAAGGCGGAAAAATCGGTGATTCTATCTGCGAGGACGATAAATTACAATTGGCTTTGGATATTTTGGCAAAAGCAAAAAGCAAAGGTGTTGAGGTGCATTTGCCGGTAGATGTGGTTGCTGCTGACGATTTCAATAACGATGCTAAAACACAAGTAGTTGATGTTACCAACATTCCTGACGGATGGCAAGGACTTGATGCAGGACCAAAAAGTTTGGCAAACTTTAAAGAAGTTATTTTAAAATCAAAAACCATTTTGTGGAACGGACCTGTGGGCGTGTTCGAAATGCCTACTTTTGCCAAAGGAACCATTGAAGTGGGGAATTTCATTGCTGAAGCTACCAAAAACGGAGCGTTTTCACTTGTAGGTGGAGGTGATTCTGTGGCTGCTGTGAAACAATTTGGCTTTGAAAACAAAGTAAGTTATGTTTCTACAGGTGGTGGAGCGATGCTTGAGAGCCTTGAAGGTAGAGTTCTACCGGGAATTCAGGCAATTTATGAATAA
- a CDS encoding NAD(P)H-dependent glycerol-3-phosphate dehydrogenase, producing MEKELKVSVIGGGSWATALTKILTTNLSQVCWYMRNSSAIEHIKKTNHNPNYITDVEFDINKLKLTDDINEAVAYGDYLVFAIPSAFLSSELEKLNLSLSDKNVFSAIKGIEPKSGLIVGEYFHKLHQVPYDNIGVIAGPCHAEEVALERLSYLTIACFDQEKAATFAEAMKTYFVKTKISDDVIGIEYAAMLKNIYAIAAGIAHGLGYGDNFQSVLMSNAIREMRRYIKRIHKIKRNINNSAYLGDLLVTSYSLFSRNRTFGNMIGKGYTVKSAIMEMNMVAEGYYAVKSAYEINNKHTRKSRTPILDAVYEILYENKKAKRVFAELVNELN from the coding sequence ATGGAAAAAGAGTTAAAAGTTTCGGTCATCGGGGGAGGAAGTTGGGCAACGGCATTGACTAAGATATTAACTACCAACCTTTCGCAGGTGTGTTGGTATATGCGTAATAGTTCGGCAATTGAACATATCAAGAAAACAAATCACAATCCCAATTACATAACCGACGTTGAGTTTGATATAAATAAGTTGAAGCTAACAGATGACATCAATGAGGCTGTTGCTTATGGCGATTACTTGGTTTTTGCCATTCCGTCGGCGTTTTTAAGTTCGGAGCTTGAAAAATTAAACCTTTCGTTGTCGGATAAAAATGTTTTCTCTGCCATTAAAGGCATCGAACCCAAAAGCGGACTGATTGTCGGTGAATATTTTCATAAACTACACCAAGTGCCTTACGATAACATCGGAGTGATTGCCGGTCCGTGCCACGCTGAAGAAGTTGCCCTCGAAAGGTTATCCTATTTAACCATTGCGTGTTTCGACCAAGAGAAAGCAGCTACCTTTGCGGAGGCAATGAAAACTTATTTTGTTAAAACGAAGATATCAGATGACGTTATCGGGATTGAATATGCCGCAATGTTGAAGAACATTTACGCTATCGCAGCCGGAATTGCCCACGGACTGGGATATGGTGACAATTTCCAAAGTGTGTTGATGAGTAACGCGATACGCGAAATGCGTAGATACATTAAAAGAATCCATAAAATTAAACGAAACATCAATAACTCAGCTTATTTAGGGGATTTATTAGTTACGAGTTACTCTCTTTTTAGTCGGAACAGGACATTCGGGAATATGATTGGCAAGGGCTATACTGTAAAGAGTGCAATTATGGAGATGAATATGGTTGCTGAAGGATATTATGCTGTAAAAAGTGCTTATGAAATTAATAATAAACATACGAGAAAGAGTCGTACTCCCATTTTAGATGCAGTGTATGAGATTTTGTATGAAAATAAGAAAGCAAAAAGGGTCTTTGCTGAGCTTGTAAATGAGTTGAATTAA
- a CDS encoding DUF6261 family protein produces MRNSNLIALDVSKLYNAELAQLITRFLDDFLKSNLDLEHDADFKRVLESLKSQLPTFNAASDQIRGSSDSSKIRKADYERGFAFKALSNALKAYQKTNEPNEKDAYEALNLIVSEYKGINSNSYEVQTNRLANLVERLQSNAYKNHVKELSIEKFVIRLSNANTHFDELFAKRSFEISQRQNYDTKSLRKAILEDYRKLVNYVAAIAEVRENSFYKDTLVIINNSRKYFADTILARRTKKKEAKKEDKNKENEM; encoded by the coding sequence ATGAGAAATAGTAATTTAATAGCCTTAGATGTTTCTAAGTTGTATAATGCTGAATTGGCTCAGTTGATAACTCGTTTTTTAGATGATTTTTTAAAAAGTAACTTAGATTTAGAGCACGATGCTGATTTTAAAAGAGTGTTAGAGTCATTGAAGTCTCAATTACCTACTTTTAATGCTGCATCTGACCAAATCAGAGGAAGTAGTGATTCTTCCAAAATTAGAAAAGCTGATTATGAAAGAGGATTTGCATTTAAAGCATTAAGTAATGCATTAAAAGCATATCAAAAAACAAATGAACCAAATGAAAAAGATGCTTATGAGGCACTTAATTTGATTGTTTCAGAATATAAAGGGATAAACAGTAACAGTTATGAGGTTCAGACAAATCGTTTGGCTAATCTGGTAGAGCGTTTGCAGAGTAATGCTTATAAAAATCACGTAAAGGAACTTTCTATTGAAAAATTTGTAATTCGTTTGTCAAATGCAAATACTCATTTTGATGAATTATTTGCAAAACGCTCTTTTGAGATTTCCCAACGACAAAACTATGATACAAAAAGCCTTAGAAAAGCTATCTTAGAAGATTATAGAAAGTTAGTAAACTATGTAGCTGCTATTGCTGAGGTTCGTGAGAATAGTTTTTATAAAGATACATTAGTAATTATTAATAACTCTCGTAAATATTTTGCAGATACAATACTTGCAAGACGAACTAAAAAGAAAGAAGCTAAAAAGGAAGATAAAAATAAGGAAAATGAAATGTAG
- a CDS encoding putative glycoside hydrolase: protein MFKLKRIFSVALLSLLVWSCEDKKSIPVESSDLKEEKSFTFSTWITYNPQRTADSYHEEFKKYKTHGITEVLVNTEADAEALKWLVPIAKAEGIKLHAWIMTVNRPGDKVALENPEWYMVSREGKSCHDVRPYVDYYQWLCPTRKESREHILNLVSELAEVEGIESVHLDYIRFPDIYLPIGLLPNYNLVQEEELPQFDFCYCDACTSEFEKLHHKNPKSFSNPAIDMEWKQFRLNKIRDLVNEASEIVRKKGKKITAAVFPYPEMADHMVRQRWDKWNIDRVYPMIYHNFYNEETDWVGFATRQGVEDLKNNNTELHTGIYVPPISADELRQAILFAKENGATGVSFYDGPEITEEQLKVIQELSK, encoded by the coding sequence ATGTTTAAATTAAAACGAATATTTTCAGTTGCTTTACTGTCTTTACTTGTTTGGAGTTGTGAAGATAAAAAAAGTATTCCTGTTGAATCTTCTGATTTAAAAGAAGAAAAGTCATTCACCTTTTCAACTTGGATAACATACAATCCGCAACGGACTGCTGACAGTTATCACGAAGAATTTAAGAAATACAAAACACACGGAATTACAGAGGTTTTAGTAAATACAGAAGCCGATGCAGAGGCACTCAAATGGCTTGTTCCTATTGCAAAAGCCGAAGGAATTAAACTGCACGCTTGGATAATGACTGTAAATCGCCCAGGAGATAAAGTAGCGTTAGAAAATCCTGAATGGTATATGGTTAGCAGGGAAGGCAAATCGTGCCACGATGTCCGTCCGTATGTAGATTACTATCAGTGGTTATGTCCCACGCGTAAGGAATCGCGAGAGCATATCCTGAATTTGGTGAGCGAACTTGCAGAAGTGGAAGGCATAGAGAGTGTTCACTTGGATTATATTCGTTTTCCTGATATTTATCTCCCGATTGGGCTGTTGCCAAATTATAATCTTGTTCAGGAAGAAGAACTACCGCAATTTGATTTCTGTTACTGTGATGCGTGTACCTCTGAATTCGAGAAATTACATCATAAGAACCCAAAATCATTCTCAAATCCGGCTATTGATATGGAATGGAAGCAATTTCGTTTGAATAAAATACGTGATTTGGTTAACGAGGCTTCGGAAATAGTTCGTAAAAAGGGTAAAAAGATTACAGCAGCTGTATTTCCATATCCTGAAATGGCTGACCATATGGTAAGACAGCGATGGGATAAATGGAATATAGACCGCGTATATCCGATGATATATCATAACTTCTATAATGAGGAAACCGATTGGGTAGGATTTGCAACAAGGCAAGGAGTTGAGGATTTGAAAAACAATAATACCGAATTGCATACGGGAATTTATGTGCCACCAATTTCGGCAGACGAGTTAAGACAAGCGATTTTGTTTGCCAAAGAAAACGGAGCCACAGGAGTTTCCTTTTATGATGGTCCTGAAATTACGGAAGAACAGTTGAAAGTAATTCAAGAGCTAAGCAAATAA